Within the Carboxydocella sporoproducens DSM 16521 genome, the region CAGCCCAATAAAACCAGGAAATTGACCAGAGCTTCCGGTAAATAGCCCATTTTCTTATATTGCTCAACTGCCGTCGAACCATGGCGTTTGGACATTTTGGTCCGGTCCTTGCCCAGAATCAGGGAAACATGGGCAAACTGAGGGGACTTAAGCCCCAGGGCCTGATAAAGCAGAATCTGACGGGGTGTATTGGAAAGATGTTCTTCCCCCCGAATGACATGGGTAATCTCCATGGTAGAGTCATCAATTACCACCGCAAAATTATAGGTGGGAATGCCATCGGATTTAACGATAACAAAATCGCCAATTCCATCGGTTTCAAATACCACCTGGCCCCGAACCAGATCATCGATGACCACCTTTTCCCCTTCCGGAACCCGGAAGCGGATCACAGGCTTGACACCCTCAGCCTCTTTGGCCGCCCGCTCTGCCGGAGTCAGGTGACGGCATTTACCCAGATAACGGGGCAACTCCCCTTTAGCCAGCAGCTGTTCCCGTTCGGCTTCTAGCTCCTCTTCCGAGCAATAGCAATAGTAGGCCTGCCCCTGGGCCAGAAGCTTTTCCGCTGCTTCCCGATACAAATCCAATCTCTCTGTTTGCCGGTACGGACCATGGGGACCACCTACCTCAATCCCCTCATCCCAGTTTAATCCTAACCAGCGTAAGGAGGCAAGGATATTTTGTTCTGATTCCCGGCTAGACCGCTCCAGGTCTGTATCTTCAATCCGAACAATAAACTGGCCCCCGGTTTTTCTGGCCATCAGCCAGTTAAACAAAGCAGAACGGGCGCCGCCAATATGTAAAGGCCCCGTAGGACTGGGGGCAAATCTTACCCGCATCGGTGTGGTCATGTGCAGTTACCTCCTCATTTCTGCCTGATTCGCTTTATTATACCATTCTTTTTGCGACTGTGACAACGGCATAAGCCGCAATCCCTTCCCCCGTTCCAGTAAAGCCCAGCCCTTCAGTTGTGGTGGCCTTGATATTCACCTGCTCTGCCTCTATTCCCAGGATAGTAGCAACCTTTTCCCGCATAGCCGGGATATAAGGGGCCATTTTAGGCTTCTGAGCAACAATGGTTCCATCCACATTGTTGACCTGGTAGCCTCTTTCCTCAACAATTTCCCTCACTCTGGCCAGCAGGCGACCACTATCAGCCCCCCTCCACTTAACATCACTATCAGGAAAGTGTTTGCCGATATCTCCTGCCGCTACTGCCCCCAGCAGAGCATCCATAATAGCGTGTAACAGGACGTCCGCATCAGAGTGGCCCAGCAACCCTTTCTCATAGGGTATCTTTATTCCGCCAATAATCAGTTCCCTATCTACCACCAGCCGGTGAACATCATAACCCATACCTACCCTGAACAAACTACATACCTCCCCTTGCCTGCAATAAAGCCTCGGCCAGAATTAAGTCTTCCGGAGTGGTAATTTTCAGATTGGCATAGTCCCCTTGCAGCATTCGCACCGGATAGCCTGCTCGTTCCACTAAAGCAGCATCATCGGTCCCCAGAAAACCTTCTTGCCAGGCCTGTTGATAAGCAGCCAGTAACCAGTCCCGGCGAAAAACCTGGGGAGTCTGTACTGCCCACAGCCTTTTCCGTTCTGGAGTTCCGATAATTAGGCCCTGTTCATCCACTGTTTTGATCGTATCTTTTACCGGCACGCCTACAACTACCGCTCCTGTCTCCTGTGCCATCTGCAGGGCTGAGCGGACAATCTCCGGGGTGATCAACGGCCTGGCTCCATCATGGACAGCTACCAGGGCAAGCTCTGGAGGAACTTGTTGCAGGCCATTCCAGACAGAATGCTGCCTTTCCTCCCCGCCACTGACAATCAGCCAGCGTTCGCGCTCCTTCCGAATGAGAGGAGATAATACCCTCGCAATTTCCTCTTCCTCTCCCGGTCGCGCAACTACAATCATTTGCTCTAGTTCCAGCACCTGAGCCAGAGCTGTACAAGTATGCAATAAAAGGGGCAACCCGCCCAAGCTAAGAAACTGCTTGTTCAGCTGGTTGCCCATTCTTTTGCCCTGGCCCGCGGCTGGAATAATCGCCGCAGCTTTAACCAATGGCATTCACCTCGTTGAGCTTGGTTCGATTAGCATCATCTTCTTTTATCTCCAGTTTGGGACGGGCAAAAATCATTCTCCCCGCTGCTGTCTGCAAGACACTGGTTACTACTACAATAACGTTTTGCCCAATGTGGCGTTTCCCACCATCGACAACAATCATAGTCCCATCTTCCAGATAACCTACGCCCTGCCCGGTTTCTTTGCCATCCTTAACAATTTGCACATTCATTTCCTCTCCAGGCAAGACCATAGGCTTAACCGCATTGGCCAGTTCATTGATATTTAAAACCAGAACTCCCTGCAATTCAGCCACTTTGTTGAGATTAAAGTCATTGGTAATGATTTTGCCATTAAGCTGCTGGGCCAGACGGACCAGCTTGGAATCCACTTCCGCAATATCATCAAAATCCTTTTCAACGACTTCTACTTTAACCTTCAGATCCTTCCGGATCTTGTTCAATATATCCAGCCCTCGCCTGCCCCGATTGCGTTTTAACACATCAGAGGAATCAGCGATATGGCGCAATTCTTCCAGAACAAAGCCAGGAACTACCACTGGCCCTTCCAGAAAACCGGTTTCTATAATATCGGCAATGCGGCCGTCGATAATTACACTGGTGTCCAGGATTTTAGGAATAGCTCCTTCTGAAACCACCTGGCTCTGGCTTTCTTTTTTCTTTCTACCCAGACTGATAATCATGGTAAACAATTCGTCTTTCTTTTTTGCCCCAATATTCATACCCAGATAACCCAGAAGAGTGGCTCCTATTATCTTCACCACTGTTGCCAGAGGCTGAAACCAGGAAAAGGCCGAACCCAGCAATATACCAATAAGTAAGCCAATAATAAGTCCTAGAGCGCCGCCGAAAATTTCAGATAAAGGTATTTTTTGCAAGCGCTGCTCCAGCCAGGTTGTCGTCCTCACCACCCAGTTAGCCAGCCAGGGTGCCAGAAAGATGCCTACCAGAAGGCCCAACAACATGCCAATGATTACCGACATTAGAGGCCCGGATAAAAACTGTACCGGCTCCAGCCGGTCCAGGGGCAAATACTGCCCGCTTAAGCCGCCGATTCCGATAAAAATCAGCATCCAGACAGCCCGCAGTATCTTCATCATCATAATATCACCTCCTTCGCTGACTATTTTACCCCGGGCCCCGGTATTATTATACAGTTTTTACCTTTATCAGGCAAAAACTTCTTCCAAGCGTTCTGTTATTTTTTCCTTTTCTTCCTCCCAGACCAGGGCTAATTCGCTTAACAGAATTTGTCGAGCGGTATCCAGCATTTTGCGTTCCCCTGTAGATAGCCCCCGTTGCCGGTCCCGCCAGCCCAGGCTGCGCACTACTTCTGCTACTGCCCTGGCATCCCCGCTTTTGATTTTTTCCATGTTCTGCCGGTAGCGTAAATTCCAGTTCCCTATCGGTTCTCTTTCCTCTTCCTGTAATAAATCCATGATTTCAGCAGCTGTTTGCCGGGAGACTACTTCTCTGAGTCCTAAGGCCCGGCCCTTTTCTACCGGAACCATTACCCGCATATTGCCTACCGGTACATGCATTACATAATAGCTGATTTTTTTGCCACCAATTTCTTTTTCTTCGATGGACTCAATGATGCCTGCTCCATGCATGGGGTATACCACCTTATCTCCTACTTTAAACACCTTTCCTTCCCCCTTCAAACAGGCCTATTGCTAACTATTATAACACGGATTTTATAGGGCGTCAAAAAATGTGATTATATCATAGCCATTTTTCTCTTGTCAATAACCAGGCTCTTCCTTCTGTCAGATTGACAAGACAAGCCTCTCCCCGTTATAATAACCGTAGAAAGCCAGCCACCGGTGGCTGTTTTGAAAGGGGATTGCAGAATGAAGGACTTGCTATGTGATGAGTTCCAGGAAACTGTCGGCGAATTGCTAATCCGCCACCAGAGCATTCTGGATGTCATCACCAAATACCAGGAGAGTTGTGCCCGCACCAATCGGGCTGTTGTCAAAGCAGTCACCAACTGCGGCTGTCTCAAAGTAGAAGCAGAAAAGCACCCTCTCCCGCCTGATGCATCCCTGGAAGATTTGCGCAAGCTGCGGGATTCCCATTTGCGCGGCAAAATCTGTGATCAGTGCCGGGAAATTGTAGAAGATGAAATTGGTCGTTCCCTTTTCTATCTTGCTGCTCTCTGTAATATACTGGACATAAACCTGTATGATTGCTTTATCAAAGAACATAAAAAGCTCAATACCCTTAGTATTTTTAATATGCGCTAATAAACAAGGAGGAGGGGAATTTCCCCTCCTCCTTGCATTATGTTAAAAGGCGACCTGCTCCCTGTAACGTTTTAAGCCTTCCTGAATGGTACGTGCCCGCACCTCGCCAATCCCTTCTACTTCATCCAGTTCTTCAATGCTTGCTTTCAAAATCGCCGGTAAATGCCCAAACGTTGCCACCAGATTTTCTATCACCGGCCAGGGTAAGCGGGGTACCTTATCAAGGATACGATAACCCCTGGCAGTAACCGGTTGCTCCAGAGCCGCCACCGTGCCAGGATAACCCAGGGCCCGGGTCAACAAAGCCAAATCCAGCAGGTCTTCTGACGCCCAGTTGCGAATTGTATGCAGCACTTCCTCCGGAGTTTTGTCCGGAGTATTTAGATAATCCCTGACTATTAACAATCCTTCATTTTCAATATCCGCCACCAGTTCCTCCAGCTGCATCTTAACCAGACGCCCTTCAGTACCCAGCTCACTTATGTACCGTTCAATTTCCGCCACTACCCGCAGTACCATTTCCGTCCTCTGCAGAGCTTTGACCACATCATGCAGAGTCACCATGTCCTTGAATTCCAGCTCACTCAAGCTGTTTAAAGCTCTTTGCAAAACATCCTTATATTTCTCCAGCGTCTGCAGGGCCTGGTTGGCTTTGGCCAGAATTACGCTAATATCCCGTAGAACATATTTAAGGTTACCTTTATAAATAGTTATTACACTACGACGCTGGGAAATGGAAATTACCATTTCTCCCGTCTGCCGGGCTACCCTTTCTGCCGTCCGGTGTCTAATCCCGGTTTCATTGGAGGGAATAGCTGAATCCGGCACCAGCTGGGTATTGGCCGCTAGAATTCGCCGGGCATCAGAGCTGAGGATAATAGCCCCATCCATTTTGGCCAGTTCGTAAAGACTGGCTGGACTGAATTCAGAGTTGATTTCAAAACCACCCTCTACGATTTCCATCACTTTAGGCGAATCGCCCACGACAATCAAGGCGCCCGTTTTGGCCCGCAGAATATTTTCCAGCCCTTCGCGCAACGGCGTGCCCGGAGCCACTATTTTCAGTGCCTGTACCAGTTCGCGGTCCACCCGCTCCTCTTTCATCTGCCCATTCCCCCTAAAGACCAGTCTAATGCTTCTGCTACCGTCCCTACTTCTATTATTTCCAACTCGGCCGGGCCTTCCGGTTTTTGCCCCGAAGGCACCACTGCCCGTTTAAATCCGATCCTGGCGGCTTCCTGCAAGCGTTTTTCCATCTGGTTTACCCGCCGCACCTCACCTGTCAAGCCCACTTCCCCGATAATTACCATCTCGGGGTCTACCGACCGCTCTCGCCAGCTGGAGGCCAGCGCTACCGCTACCCCCAGATCCACCGCCGGTTCCGTCAGCTTCAAACCACCAGCCACATTAACAAAGGCATCCATGTGGCTCAACTGCATGCCCAGGCGCTTTTCCAGCACCGCCAGCAGCAACGCCACCCGCTGATAATCCAGCCCCGAGGTCATGCGGCGAGGGTTGGCCAGATTGCCTGGCGATATCAGAGCCTGGATTTCCACCAGAATAGGACGGCTGCCCTCCATAGCCACCACTACCACAGAACCCGGTTCGCCAACAGGGCGCTGGGCCAGCAATAGCCCCGAGGGGTTACTGACATCAATCAGTCCACTGCCGGTCATTTCGAACAGGCCCAGCTCATTGGTGGAGCCAAAGCGGTTTTTCACTGCCCGCAACAGGCGGTAATTCTGGTGACGTTCTCCCTCAAAATACAGGACAGTATCCACCATATGCTCAAGTACCCGCGGTCCCGCCAGAGCTCCTTCTTTTGTGACATGACCTACAATCAGAGTGGCAATCTCCCTGCCCTTGGCCAGATCCAGCAAGAGTCCGGTACAATGCCGCACCTGACTGACACTGCCCGGAGCGGAGGTAATTTCCCGGCTGTGCACGGTCTGGATGGAATCGATAATCACCGCCTGCCAATCCTGGCCGGCATCTACTGCCGTCAGGATATCCTCCAGGCAGTTTTCCGCCGCTGCCAGCACCTGCGGCCCCTCCACTCCCAGCCGTTCCGCCCGCATCCGCAACTGGCTCAGCGACTCTTCCGCAGAAATATACAACACCGGGCCCTTTTGGGCCAGATATCCAGCTGCCTGCAGAAGCAAAGTGGATTTACCGATACCGGGGTCACCTCCTACCAGCACCAGGGAACCCCGCACCAGTCCACCTCCTAACACCCGGTCCAGCTCAGCCAGACCGGTAGCAGCCCGTTCCTGCTTCTCTGTTTTGATCTGGGGCAGCGGCACCGGAATGATCTTTTTTCCACTTGTTGCTGTTCTGGTTTCCTGACGCACTTCCTCCACCAGGCTATTCCACTCACCGCAACCAGGACAGCGTCCCAGCCAGCGCAGTTCCACCTGACCGCAATTCTGGCAAACATACCGCGTTTTTTCCCGTTTCAAGGCCCGGCCTCCCTGTTTCCTGATACCATAATATTATACCATTGTTTTACTCTTGCTAACAAGAAGGATGAGCGGTAAAAATTGTCTCTGGTTTTGTCAAATTGAACGGGGATTTGTCGAATTTTTGTGGTAAATTTTGGTTGTTTTTTGTTTGTGATATGATTTGTTTAAGGCGATATATCAAAGATTATGCTAAATATGGAGCCAATAATATTTGGCCTTCTGTTAACTGATGGGGAATGGACTATTATTCCTCATCCAGTTTAGTGCTATCCCTTTCCAAATCAGACTTGTCAGGGCCTGCACCTGATCAACTCATTCCTTCAGGGGCAAGCCCTTATGGTGGAAGTAATTAATTTAAAGAAAGGAGAAGGCCAAATGAAAAAGAGAGCTTATTTTATAGCTCTGAGTTTAGGTTTACTTGTGGTTTCAGTTTCTTTCACGGGCATTTTTGCTGATGAAAACAAACAAGTAACTTCTCTGGTAAAAATGGTCAATGACAATAAACTAATTAAAGATCCTGATAAAGTTGTATTTAAAGTAAATGGAAAACCTGTTTTAGCTAGAGAATTTGTTAAGGAGAAAAATTTACTTATTTATCTTGCTAAAATAAACGGGAGCGCATTTCCCTCTGAACATGATGTCATAAATTCACTAGCAAAACGTGAAGCATTGTATCAAAAAGCAGTTGAATTAGGTTTGGAAGCTACTGATAACGAGGTTAGAGAATTTGTAAAGCAACAAAGGTCAAAATTTGAAGAATATGACCCAAATGCCACTGGCAAAGAATTAATTGAAGCTGAGATAAAGGCTACCGGTTTAACGGCAGATGAATATTGGGAACGTACAATTCCTGAGTACAAAAAAATCTTAACTCTAAGCAAATTATCCGATTATTATCTTAAACAATTAGGACCACTAAATTTAGAAAACCCTAATAATGTAGAGAAAATTAAATATTTTTAGATCAAGAATTTGATAAAATAGCTAGAGAAACAACTATTAAAATTGTAAAATAGCGCTCCTTGAGGTAGGAATTTTTCCAACCTCTTTATGTCTTTATACCTGAGAGAACAAATTACCAGGAGGTCTGTTAATAATGCCAATAAAAGGTGATTATAAACAATATACTGACCCTGAGGAGCAAGCAAAAATGATGGGAAATTTTTTGGGTAGTTTTCTCAATAGTTCTAAGATCCCTATTGGACTTAAATGGTTAGGCTGGTTTTTGCTCCTCTGCTCCAGTATATTTTTTCCCTTCGTTATCATCAAAGATCTTCTTAGTGGAGGTCTGGAGATATTTTTATTAGTACCGGTATTGTTTCAATGGGTATTGGTTTATTATATTTTAAAGAAACTATTAAGATAGCAAGTAACAGTTACAGCCGGTGGAGAGTTTCACCGGCTGTAAAAGTTTATACTTTGGCTTTGTCGAATCAAAGCTGAAATTGGCGAATTTTTGTGGAAAAAAATGGTTGATCTTTTTTTTTTATATATTATAATTTGTTCAGGGCGCCCAGATATAAAATTTGGGAGGTGTGTCTATTGAAAAAGATTGTTCTTTATAAAAATCTTCTAGTAGTAATAATGCTTGTGCTTGTGCTTGTACTTGGAATGAATATACAATCTGCATCTGCTTATTTCACTCTACCTTATCGTTGGCCAGATAATATTTTTTATTATAAGATTGATAGCAGTGCTAACGATCTCACTAGCCTTATTTCGAACGCTGCCAATTCTTGGAACACAACGACACCTGTTTCTATTTCTAATTCCTCAACTGGAGAAATCCTTATTAAAAAGGTTAATGATTCAACCGTAACCTGGTCGGGTAAAACAAACCTATATGTTGGTTCTATCGGGGGAAAATATTATTATAATCAAGGTATTGTTCAGATTAACCAAGCTAAAATAGGGAGTTATACTTCACTACAAAAACAAGGTGTAATAGCACATGAATTTGGCCATGTTATTGCCCTTGCCGATGATAATGGCTATCTGTTATACGGCGATCCAAAAGTTCTTATGCTTGGTTATGACTCCGAAAGACATAAATTAGGTATCTATACACCACAATCTGTTAATAAATATGTGCCAGGTGTAGGTTATGTTTATGGTGATATTGAAGGTGCAAACTATCTGTATTAACTATAAGGAGATGTGAAAGATGAAGGCTAAACCATTATTATTTATTGGGTTGCTGAGCTTACTAATAGTATCAGGTGTTATTAATTCTGAGAATTCAAAAAAACCTATGATTATATCTCATGCTAGCTGGGTTAAATATTATCCTGACGTAAAATCCCTGGTAGAAGATGCCGATGTAATTGTCGAAGGAGAGGCTGAGTCAATAAAATCCTACCCGCGTTTTGATGAGCTTGATATTGCTACAGATGTCTATTTCAATGTCTCAAAGTGGTACAAAGGTTCAGAGCCTAAATCAAGAAATAAGATAATCATTGAACAGGACGGAGGAGTATATAAGGGAGTCACCAGTAAACTGGACAAAGTTGAAATAATGGAACCTGGCAAAAAATATCTGCTCTTTTTGCATTACTCTCCGGAAGAAGATAAGTATGCTGTCTTAACTGGTTGGCAAGGTCAATTTAAACTTGGCTTTTTTAAGGCAGAAAATCCAGAACCAGCCCGCTCCATGGATAAAGATAAACTATATGACGAAATAGCAAGACACAGCCGGCGGTAATTAACCACCGGCTGTAATTCTTTAAGCCTTTTTTCTGAAGGTCAGCTTGCCGTCTTCCGCATCTACGATAACGGTATCCCCTAAGGCAAAGGTCCCTTTCAGCAGTTCTTCTGACAACTGGTCTTCCACCATACGCTGGATAGCCCGGCGCAAGGGTCTTGCCCCAAAGGCAGGATCATAGCCCTTCTTCACCAGCACTTCTTTGGCTGCCGGTGTCACTTCAACCTGTACGCCGAAGTCCTGCAAGCGCTTGTTCAAGGCAGCCAGCATCAAATCTACGATTTGCTGGATATGTTCTTCCTCCAGCGGGTGGAAAACGATAATTTCATCAATTCGGTTCAGGAACTCCGGCCGGAAAGTGTGCTTCAACTGGTCCATCAGCTTATCCTTCATTTTCTCATAAGCATCTCGCTTATCTTCAGCTTCTCCGGCTTTAAAGCCCAGGGAGGCTTCCTTCTTGATCAGGTTGGCTCCCACATTGGAGGTCATGATTACCACCGTGTTGCGGAAGTCTACCGTCCGCCCTTTACCGTCGGTGAGGCGGCCATCTTCCAGCACCTGTAACAGGACATTGAATACATCGGGATGGGCTTTTTCCATTTCATCCAGCAATACCACTGAGTAGGGCTTACGTCGTACCGCTTCAGTCAGCTGGCCCCCTTCATCATAACCCACATATCCGGGAGGGGCCCCCACCAGCCGGGCCACGGTGTGCTTTTCCATATATTCGGACATATCCAGGCGGATCATGGCATCTTCATCCCCGAACAGGGCCTCTGCCAGGGCTTTGGCCAGCTCCGTCTTACCGACACCGGTGGGGCCCAGGAAGATGAAGGAACCGATAGGTCGCTTGGGATCCTTTAGCCCGGCTCTTGCCCGCCGGATGGCCCTGGCGACTGCTGACACCGCCTCTTCCTGACCGATTACCCGTTGATGCAGAATTTCCTCCATTTTCAACAGGCGATCACTTTCTTCCTCAGCCAGTTTCTTCACCGGAATGCCGGTCCAGCTGGCTACGATATGAGCGATTTCATCAGCTGTTACGGTAGCCCCTTCGCCCTGATTCCGTTGCCGCTGCCAGTTCTGTTTCAAATCCTCCAGTTCCTGGCGCAACTGCTGTTCCTTATCCCGCAGTTCAGCAGCTTTTTCAAACTCCTGGGCCAACACCGCTGCTTCTTTTTCCTTGCGGATATTTTCCAGTTCCTGTTCCTTATCTTTCAAATCCGGCGGTGCAATATAGGTCTGCAACCTAACCCGGGAAGCAGCCTCATCGATCAGGTCGATAGCCTTATCGGGCAGGAAACGGTCAGTAATATAGCGGTCGGACAGCTTGACTGCTGCTTCCAGAGCTTCATCGGAGATTTTTACCCGATGGTGAGCTTCATAGCGATCCCGCAAGCCCTTCAGGATTTCCAGGGCTTCTTCAACCGTAGGTTCATTGACCATAATGGGCTGGAAGCGACGTTCCAGAGCCGGATCCTTTTCTATGTGCTTTCGATATTCGTCCAGAGTAGTCGCACCAATGCACTGCAGCTCGCCCCGGGCCAACGCCGGTTTAAGGATATTGGCTGCATCGATAGCTCCCTCTGCCGCACCGGCTCCAATTAATGTATGCAGTTCATCAATGAAGAGGATAATATTACCGGCCTGCCGGATTTCCTCCATCACTTTCTTCAGCCGTTCTTCGAACTCACCCCGATACTTGGAGCCAGCCACCACTGAAGATAAGTCCAGAGTTACTACTCGTTTATCTGCCAGAGTTTCCGGCACCTTGCCTTCTATAATCCGCTGGGCCAGACCTTCAGCAA harbors:
- a CDS encoding ATP-dependent Clp protease ATP-binding subunit: MFNRFTERAQKVLLLAQEEARRLNVNYVGTEQLLLGLIREGEGIAARALEAMGISLEQVRKEVEELTGRGEGPAHGAIALTPRAKKVLELAFEEARNLGHNYIGTEHILLGLIKEGEGVAAQVLQSMGADLQKVREQVLLLLSGHGAAPGVKAGNGKGKAAGGKNVKTPTLDEFGRDLTALARDGKIDPVVGREKEIERVVQVLSRRTKNNPVLIGEPGVGKTAIAEGLAQRIIEGKVPETLADKRVVTLDLSSVVAGSKYRGEFEERLKKVMEEIRQAGNIILFIDELHTLIGAGAAEGAIDAANILKPALARGELQCIGATTLDEYRKHIEKDPALERRFQPIMVNEPTVEEALEILKGLRDRYEAHHRVKISDEALEAAVKLSDRYITDRFLPDKAIDLIDEAASRVRLQTYIAPPDLKDKEQELENIRKEKEAAVLAQEFEKAAELRDKEQQLRQELEDLKQNWQRQRNQGEGATVTADEIAHIVASWTGIPVKKLAEEESDRLLKMEEILHQRVIGQEEAVSAVARAIRRARAGLKDPKRPIGSFIFLGPTGVGKTELAKALAEALFGDEDAMIRLDMSEYMEKHTVARLVGAPPGYVGYDEGGQLTEAVRRKPYSVVLLDEMEKAHPDVFNVLLQVLEDGRLTDGKGRTVDFRNTVVIMTSNVGANLIKKEASLGFKAGEAEDKRDAYEKMKDKLMDQLKHTFRPEFLNRIDEIIVFHPLEEEHIQQIVDLMLAALNKRLQDFGVQVEVTPAAKEVLVKKGYDPAFGARPLRRAIQRMVEDQLSEELLKGTFALGDTVIVDAEDGKLTFRKKA
- a CDS encoding DUF1573 domain-containing protein, yielding MKDLLCDEFQETVGELLIRHQSILDVITKYQESCARTNRAVVKAVTNCGCLKVEAEKHPLPPDASLEDLRKLRDSHLRGKICDQCREIVEDEIGRSLFYLAALCNILDINLYDCFIKEHKKLNTLSIFNMR
- the disA gene encoding DNA integrity scanning diadenylate cyclase DisA, producing MKEERVDRELVQALKIVAPGTPLREGLENILRAKTGALIVVGDSPKVMEIVEGGFEINSEFSPASLYELAKMDGAIILSSDARRILAANTQLVPDSAIPSNETGIRHRTAERVARQTGEMVISISQRRSVITIYKGNLKYVLRDISVILAKANQALQTLEKYKDVLQRALNSLSELEFKDMVTLHDVVKALQRTEMVLRVVAEIERYISELGTEGRLVKMQLEELVADIENEGLLIVRDYLNTPDKTPEEVLHTIRNWASEDLLDLALLTRALGYPGTVAALEQPVTARGYRILDKVPRLPWPVIENLVATFGHLPAILKASIEELDEVEGIGEVRARTIQEGLKRYREQVAF
- a CDS encoding PIN/TRAM domain-containing protein; the encoded protein is MMMKILRAVWMLIFIGIGGLSGQYLPLDRLEPVQFLSGPLMSVIIGMLLGLLVGIFLAPWLANWVVRTTTWLEQRLQKIPLSEIFGGALGLIIGLLIGILLGSAFSWFQPLATVVKIIGATLLGYLGMNIGAKKKDELFTMIISLGRKKKESQSQVVSEGAIPKILDTSVIIDGRIADIIETGFLEGPVVVPGFVLEELRHIADSSDVLKRNRGRRGLDILNKIRKDLKVKVEVVEKDFDDIAEVDSKLVRLAQQLNGKIITNDFNLNKVAELQGVLVLNINELANAVKPMVLPGEEMNVQIVKDGKETGQGVGYLEDGTMIVVDGGKRHIGQNVIVVVTSVLQTAAGRMIFARPKLEIKEDDANRTKLNEVNAIG
- the ispD gene encoding 2-C-methyl-D-erythritol 4-phosphate cytidylyltransferase → MPLVKAAAIIPAAGQGKRMGNQLNKQFLSLGGLPLLLHTCTALAQVLELEQMIVVARPGEEEEIARVLSPLIRKERERWLIVSGGEERQHSVWNGLQQVPPELALVAVHDGARPLITPEIVRSALQMAQETGAVVVGVPVKDTIKTVDEQGLIIGTPERKRLWAVQTPQVFRRDWLLAAYQQAWQEGFLGTDDAALVERAGYPVRMLQGDYANLKITTPEDLILAEALLQARGGM
- the gltX gene encoding glutamate--tRNA ligase; this translates as MTTPMRVRFAPSPTGPLHIGGARSALFNWLMARKTGGQFIVRIEDTDLERSSRESEQNILASLRWLGLNWDEGIEVGGPHGPYRQTERLDLYREAAEKLLAQGQAYYCYCSEEELEAEREQLLAKGELPRYLGKCRHLTPAERAAKEAEGVKPVIRFRVPEGEKVVIDDLVRGQVVFETDGIGDFVIVKSDGIPTYNFAVVIDDSTMEITHVIRGEEHLSNTPRQILLYQALGLKSPQFAHVSLILGKDRTKMSKRHGSTAVEQYKKMGYLPEALVNFLVLLGWAPQGENEIFSLEELIQEFSLDRVAKSPAVFDMDKLNYLNGYYIRHSAPERIAELARPFLVEAGLNPPEGEKYLWLIQAVQERINCLAEVVEAVQVFYQDEVKFEDEAAREVLKQEQVPAVLAALLHKLEENPAPTPEEAKGVLKTLTKELKLGGKQVYMPIRIALTGQAHGPELYFLLAILGYSGVKKRLDSLRVDVG
- the radA gene encoding DNA repair protein RadA → MKREKTRYVCQNCGQVELRWLGRCPGCGEWNSLVEEVRQETRTATSGKKIIPVPLPQIKTEKQERAATGLAELDRVLGGGLVRGSLVLVGGDPGIGKSTLLLQAAGYLAQKGPVLYISAEESLSQLRMRAERLGVEGPQVLAAAENCLEDILTAVDAGQDWQAVIIDSIQTVHSREITSAPGSVSQVRHCTGLLLDLAKGREIATLIVGHVTKEGALAGPRVLEHMVDTVLYFEGERHQNYRLLRAVKNRFGSTNELGLFEMTGSGLIDVSNPSGLLLAQRPVGEPGSVVVVAMEGSRPILVEIQALISPGNLANPRRMTSGLDYQRVALLLAVLEKRLGMQLSHMDAFVNVAGGLKLTEPAVDLGVAVALASSWRERSVDPEMVIIGEVGLTGEVRRVNQMEKRLQEAARIGFKRAVVPSGQKPEGPAELEIIEVGTVAEALDWSLGGMGR
- a CDS encoding SurA N-terminal domain-containing protein, encoding MVEVINLKKGEGQMKKRAYFIALSLGLLVVSVSFTGIFADENKQVTSLVKMVNDNKLIKDPDKVVFKVNGKPVLAREFVKEKNLLIYLAKINGSAFPSEHDVINSLAKREALYQKAVELGLEATDNEVREFVKQQRSKFEEYDPNATGKELIEAEIKATGLTADEYWERTIPEYKKILTLSKLSDYYLKQLGPLNLENPNNVEKIKYF
- the ispF gene encoding 2-C-methyl-D-erythritol 2,4-cyclodiphosphate synthase: MGYDVHRLVVDRELIIGGIKIPYEKGLLGHSDADVLLHAIMDALLGAVAAGDIGKHFPDSDVKWRGADSGRLLARVREIVEERGYQVNNVDGTIVAQKPKMAPYIPAMREKVATILGIEAEQVNIKATTTEGLGFTGTGEGIAAYAVVTVAKRMV
- a CDS encoding CarD family transcriptional regulator, yielding MFKVGDKVVYPMHGAGIIESIEEKEIGGKKISYYVMHVPVGNMRVMVPVEKGRALGLREVVSRQTAAEIMDLLQEEEREPIGNWNLRYRQNMEKIKSGDARAVAEVVRSLGWRDRQRGLSTGERKMLDTARQILLSELALVWEEEKEKITERLEEVFA